Sequence from the bacterium genome:
TTCTTCATTATCTCCATCCCCACCACTCCATCTCCTTTACCCAGCCTTATACCTCTTACTCCCTGTCCCGCACGACCAATGGAACGCATCTCCTCTTCGGAAAAACGGATGGACTTCCCTTTTCCTGTGCCGATAATTACCTCTTCTTTACCAGTAGTAAGCTTGACATCAATAAGACTATCTTTTTTACCCAGTTTTATAGCTATAATACCGCCTTTCCTGGGATTCGAATATTCCTTCAAAGAGGTCATCTTTATCACTCCATTACAAGTTGCCATCAGAAGATATTTCTCTTTCTCTTTGGCGAAGTCTCTTACTGATACCATCGCTGTAATTGATTCTCCAATAGAAGATAGCCTAATCAGATTTACAATAGCCTTTCCTTTGGCAGTGCGACTTGCCTCGGGAATCTCATAAACTTTCAACCAGTAGACTTTACCCAGATTAGTGAAAAATAGCATATAGCTATGCGTTGTGGTAATAAATATGTCCTCTATAAAATCTTCTTCCCTGGTCGCCATTCCCGTAATTCCTCTGCCTCCTCTTCTCTGAGCACGATATGTAGAAACAGGGAGCCTTTTGACATAGCCAGCGTGGGAGATAGTAACCACTGCATCCTCTTCGGGAATCAAGTCTTCTATATCCATTTCTATGGCCTGAGCCTTAATCTTGGTTCTCCGTTTTTCTCCGTATTTTTCCTTTACGCTTATTAATTCTTTCCTGATAATCTCCAGAACCTTTTGGGGAGTAGCAAGAATCGCTTTGAACTGCTCTATGTTTTTAATCAATTCTACATACTCTTCTAATAGCTTGTCCCGCTCTAAGCCGGTTAATTGGTGCAACCTCATATCCAGAATCGCCTGGGCCTGGGCTTTAGTGAATTTGAAATTTTCCATTAAGGACTCTCTCGCCTTATCTACATCTTTCGATTTTTCTATAATATTAATTACCTTATCTATATTTTCCACCGCCTTCTTTAACCCTTCCAGAATGTGAGCTCGCTGTTCGGCCTTCTCCAACTCAAACTTTGTGCGCCGGGTAACGATCTCCTTTCGATATTCGAGATAATGGGAGAGCACTTCTTTGAGATTCAGTATTCGGGGAACATTATTTACCAAGGCAAGAGTAATTACTCCAAAAGTAGTCGCCAGCTGTGTGTGATTGAATAACTGGTTAAGCACAATCTGCGCATTCGCTTCCCGCTTCAGTTCAATAACTATGCGCATCCCCATTCGGTCAGATTCGTCACGCAGGTTACTGATACTATCTATCTTCTTATCCCTTACCAAATTGGCTATTGTCTCCAGAAGCTGAGATTTATTTACCTGATAGGGAATCTCATTAACCACTATGGCTTGCCTGCCACTACCAATTTGTTCAATATCCGTATCGGCTCTCAACTTAATCGAACCCCTGCCTGTGAGATAGGCATCTTTTATCCCCTTCTTCCCGAATATTATCCCACCAGTAGGAAAGTCGGGTCCTTTAATTACTTTCATTAATTCTGTAATTTCAGTGTTGGGATTATCTATAAGTATTATTATTCCATCAATAACCTCTTCCAGGTTATGGGGTGGTATATTGGTGGCCATTCCTACGGCAATACCTGAAGAACCGTTGATCAGGAGGTTGGGAAGCCGAGCAGGTAGAACCACAGGCTCTTTTAAAGACTCATCAAAATTGGGGACGAAGTCGACTGTGTTTTTATTAATATCGGTAAGTATTTCTGAAGCAATGTTTGCCAGCCTTACCTCTGTGTAGCGCATCGCGGCCGCTGCATCGCCATCAACGCTACCAAAATTGCCCTGTCCATCAATGAGAGGATGCCTTAAGGAGAAATTCTGAGCCATTCTCACCATAGCATCATATACAGCCATATCTCCGTGAGGGTGGTACTTCCCCAGCACTTCCCCCACAACACGGGCACTCTTCTTATAAGGCTTATTGTGAAATAAACCAAGATCCTGCATAGCGTAGAGAATACGCCGGTGAACCGGTTTCAAACCATCCCTCACATCGGGAAGAGCTCTACCCACAATTACGCTCATGGCATAGTCTATATAAGAGTCTTTCATCTCGTCTTCTATGGTTCGCGGTATAATTTTTTCAGAAGATTCCATTATCTTTCCTTTAATTTCTCTTTAAGGAAGAGTTGATTTTGAGGAGTATTAGAATTTTAGCGAGGGAACGAGGGCAATATCTTTCCCTTCATCCCTCTTTCTAGGAAAAGTTAGTTCGCAAGGAGCTTTTAATTTCTTGCTTTACTAAATCT
This genomic interval carries:
- the gyrA gene encoding DNA gyrase subunit A translates to MESSEKIIPRTIEDEMKDSYIDYAMSVIVGRALPDVRDGLKPVHRRILYAMQDLGLFHNKPYKKSARVVGEVLGKYHPHGDMAVYDAMVRMAQNFSLRHPLIDGQGNFGSVDGDAAAAMRYTEVRLANIASEILTDINKNTVDFVPNFDESLKEPVVLPARLPNLLINGSSGIAVGMATNIPPHNLEEVIDGIIILIDNPNTEITELMKVIKGPDFPTGGIIFGKKGIKDAYLTGRGSIKLRADTDIEQIGSGRQAIVVNEIPYQVNKSQLLETIANLVRDKKIDSISNLRDESDRMGMRIVIELKREANAQIVLNQLFNHTQLATTFGVITLALVNNVPRILNLKEVLSHYLEYRKEIVTRRTKFELEKAEQRAHILEGLKKAVENIDKVINIIEKSKDVDKARESLMENFKFTKAQAQAILDMRLHQLTGLERDKLLEEYVELIKNIEQFKAILATPQKVLEIIRKELISVKEKYGEKRRTKIKAQAIEMDIEDLIPEEDAVVTISHAGYVKRLPVSTYRAQRRGGRGITGMATREEDFIEDIFITTTHSYMLFFTNLGKVYWLKVYEIPEASRTAKGKAIVNLIRLSSIGESITAMVSVRDFAKEKEKYLLMATCNGVIKMTSLKEYSNPRKGGIIAIKLGKKDSLIDVKLTTGKEEVIIGTGKGKSIRFSEEEMRSIGRAGQGVRGIRLGKGDGVVGMEIMKKGDALLTATSKGYGKRTHVDKYRLQARGGKGVINIITDQRNGEVVGIKSVTDSDDIVLVTSHGLFIRQAVKGIRRIGRSTKGVRLIRLEEGDRLVAIASVVKENEEKG